Proteins from a single region of bacterium:
- a CDS encoding insulinase family protein, producing the protein MMRLVAKALLATVLGLALGCSSLPGFPGQAPHAWELPPAPAQDRPVVDATRLHRRTLDNGLTVIALEDRRLPRFDMGVQIRRGAAIVPAAEAGLADFTAELMGRGAGARTALELASVVDALGASLGVSASWDAMSAGVGGLSRDREMLFDVLADVVLRPRFDSDEVDRVRAEQLASLEKAREDPEILASWTFAAALNPGHPYQWPTSGRPETVAKLGAQQARAFHQRVFVPANAIFFAVGDLDPKTLLARVEEAYGGWPAGPVPEAGPEPPDRTGREIVVVDRPDLGQAQIIVGHPGITRQEPRRIPIQVMNTVLGSAGFSSRLMSKIRAEEGLTYGVFSQFAGRRLRGPFAVGTFTRVPEVGRVIELTLAELARIRSEPPSAEELAAAKSLLVGRFALGLETSAAVLSGLVELDVQGLPEDSLDTYRGRIRALVAEQTAAAATDFVRPDDALIVVVGPAEALVPQLEPFGPVRVVQP; encoded by the coding sequence GTGATGCGCCTCGTGGCGAAGGCGCTCCTGGCGACAGTTCTCGGACTTGCGCTCGGCTGCAGCTCGCTTCCGGGCTTCCCCGGGCAGGCTCCCCATGCCTGGGAACTTCCTCCGGCGCCGGCCCAGGACCGCCCCGTCGTCGATGCCACACGCCTGCATCGGCGGACGCTCGACAACGGTCTGACGGTGATCGCTCTCGAAGACCGCAGGCTTCCCCGGTTCGATATGGGCGTGCAGATACGGCGCGGTGCCGCCATTGTGCCGGCCGCCGAAGCCGGCCTGGCGGATTTCACGGCCGAGCTCATGGGGCGGGGTGCGGGCGCGCGCACGGCCCTCGAGCTGGCCTCGGTCGTCGACGCGTTGGGCGCGTCGCTCGGTGTGTCGGCGAGTTGGGATGCCATGAGCGCAGGTGTTGGCGGCCTGAGCCGGGATCGAGAGATGTTATTCGATGTGCTCGCCGACGTCGTACTGCGGCCTCGCTTCGATTCCGACGAGGTGGACCGTGTGCGAGCCGAACAACTGGCTTCCCTCGAGAAGGCGCGGGAGGATCCGGAAATCCTCGCTTCCTGGACCTTTGCGGCGGCGCTGAACCCGGGCCATCCCTACCAATGGCCGACTTCGGGTCGGCCGGAGACGGTTGCGAAACTCGGAGCCCAACAGGCCCGAGCTTTCCATCAACGGGTCTTCGTCCCGGCCAACGCGATCTTCTTTGCGGTCGGGGATCTCGACCCGAAGACGCTGCTCGCTCGTGTAGAGGAGGCGTATGGCGGGTGGCCCGCCGGGCCGGTGCCCGAGGCGGGCCCGGAACCACCGGACCGAACGGGCCGTGAGATCGTCGTCGTCGATCGTCCGGATCTCGGGCAAGCCCAGATCATCGTCGGCCATCCAGGCATCACGCGGCAGGAGCCTCGCCGCATTCCGATCCAGGTGATGAACACCGTCCTCGGTAGCGCTGGTTTTTCTTCGCGGCTGATGTCGAAGATCCGCGCTGAGGAAGGGCTTACCTACGGGGTTTTCAGCCAATTCGCAGGACGCCGCCTTCGCGGGCCCTTCGCCGTCGGCACTTTCACCCGGGTTCCGGAAGTGGGTCGGGTCATCGAGCTGACCCTGGCCGAACTTGCTCGGATCCGGAGCGAACCTCCTTCCGCGGAGGAGCTGGCGGCGGCCAAGAGCTTGTTGGTGGGGCGTTTCGCCCTGGGGCTCGAGACTTCCGCGGCCGTGCTCTCCGGTCTCGTCGAACTCGATGTCCAGGGGCTTCCCGAGGATTCCCTGGATACGTATCGGGGCCGCATCCGAGCCCTGGTCGCGGAACAGACGGCCGCCGCTGCTACGGATTTCGTGAGACCCGACGACGCGTTGATCGTCGTGGTCGGGCCGGCCGAGGCCCTGGTCCCTCAGCTCGAGCCGTTCGGCCCGGTCCGCGTCGTTCAGCCCTGA
- a CDS encoding MFS transporter, producing the protein MIRFLRFLVIANMLIAIAVVATMQSSAAQLDMETFRTLVLVSLVPALLAVLAVLFGVRETRRKKESDPVRIGFRGLGRRFAIFLGIVALFDLGNFSDAFLVLRAQERGLGVSDLLWTLLGFNLVYALVATPAGALSDRIGRRRLIVAGWIAYAMIYFGFALAGSSTEIVALYLCYGAYYGLTAGTAKAMVADLVPEQLRGTAYGTFHALLGIIDLPASLIAGVLWQGIGSWQGWGPAAPFYFGAATSLAAALLMMAFLRDND; encoded by the coding sequence ATGATCAGATTTCTACGGTTTCTCGTGATCGCCAACATGCTCATCGCCATCGCGGTGGTCGCCACCATGCAGTCGAGTGCAGCGCAACTCGACATGGAGACGTTTCGGACCCTCGTGCTGGTGAGCCTGGTTCCCGCCCTGCTCGCCGTGTTGGCCGTCCTCTTCGGAGTACGTGAAACCCGTCGGAAAAAGGAATCCGACCCCGTCCGCATCGGCTTCCGCGGCCTCGGGCGCCGCTTTGCAATCTTCCTGGGCATCGTCGCGCTCTTCGATCTGGGCAACTTCTCCGACGCGTTCCTTGTCCTGCGGGCGCAGGAGCGGGGCCTGGGTGTCAGCGATCTGCTCTGGACATTGTTGGGCTTCAACCTGGTGTACGCGCTGGTCGCTACACCTGCAGGCGCCCTCTCCGACCGGATCGGACGACGGCGCCTCATCGTCGCCGGCTGGATCGCCTACGCAATGATCTATTTCGGATTCGCGTTGGCCGGAAGCAGCACGGAGATCGTCGCCCTCTACCTATGCTACGGCGCCTACTATGGCCTCACGGCAGGAACGGCCAAGGCGATGGTGGCGGATCTCGTCCCTGAACAGTTGCGCGGCACTGCGTATGGAACCTTTCACGCGCTGCTTGGCATCATCGACCTGCCCGCATCATTGATTGCTGGAGTGCTGTGGCAGGGGATCGGTTCCTGGCAGGGCTGGGGCCCCGCGGCGCCCTTCTACTTCGGAGCCGCAACATCCCTCGCAGCAGCCCTGTTGATGATGGCCTTCCTCCGCGACAACGACTGA
- a CDS encoding insulinase family protein: MNQLGQALGKTGRLALWIATSLRIAGLVWIAGPLWIAGSMGGFVASAAHAGESAAFEDPAVRTRTTVLPNGLTVLTLEDPSTPVVSFQIWVDVGSGDEARWTGLAHLFEHMMFRGSEHLPPEAHQTILEKRGARLNAFTSRDVTVYFADVTRENLPLVIELEAERLRFLDISEDSLASEREVVIEERRFRTESNPEGKLFEQLMALAFQAHPYRVPTIGWKSDLEKMGVAECRAFFDDYYAANNLVITIAGDFDTDETLALINQHLGPLRTRPDVPRNPTEEPDQQGERRATVHFDVRAPTLAVAWHAPPSGHPDAEPLDVMSTILSSGRTSRLYKRLVHEEPVALGASASYWELERAGLVYGFVSLRPGVALERAEEVFFEEIEALRMAPPSAAEVEKAQRALEVALIGGLGTSHALASRLGREWLSFGRVRPLQERLDAIQRVTAEDVQRVAEAYLRPEKRTVLHLMPPPAEEGS, translated from the coding sequence ATGAACCAGCTCGGGCAGGCGCTCGGAAAGACGGGGCGCCTGGCGCTTTGGATCGCAACCTCGCTCCGGATCGCAGGCTTGGTCTGGATCGCGGGCCCTCTCTGGATCGCGGGCTCCATGGGCGGTTTCGTTGCTTCTGCTGCCCATGCGGGGGAATCGGCGGCCTTCGAGGATCCGGCTGTCCGAACCCGCACGACGGTCCTCCCCAACGGCCTGACCGTGCTCACCCTCGAGGATCCGAGTACGCCGGTCGTTTCCTTCCAGATCTGGGTGGACGTGGGTTCTGGCGACGAGGCGCGTTGGACAGGTCTCGCCCATCTCTTCGAGCACATGATGTTCCGCGGTTCCGAGCATCTACCGCCCGAAGCCCACCAGACCATTCTCGAGAAGCGCGGCGCCCGGCTGAACGCCTTCACATCCCGCGACGTCACCGTGTACTTCGCCGACGTCACCCGCGAGAATCTGCCCCTGGTGATCGAGCTCGAAGCCGAGCGATTGCGCTTCCTCGACATCAGTGAGGACAGCCTGGCCAGCGAGCGTGAGGTCGTCATCGAAGAGCGCCGCTTCCGCACCGAGAGCAATCCGGAAGGCAAGCTCTTCGAGCAGCTGATGGCTCTCGCGTTCCAGGCGCATCCCTACCGCGTGCCGACGATCGGATGGAAGAGCGATCTCGAGAAGATGGGTGTCGCCGAGTGCCGTGCCTTTTTCGACGACTACTACGCAGCGAACAACCTCGTCATCACGATCGCCGGAGATTTCGATACCGACGAGACGCTGGCCTTGATCAACCAACATCTCGGGCCTCTGCGCACGCGTCCCGACGTTCCGCGAAACCCGACCGAGGAGCCTGATCAACAGGGCGAGCGGCGCGCGACCGTGCACTTCGACGTACGCGCGCCGACCCTGGCGGTGGCCTGGCATGCGCCACCCAGTGGTCATCCGGATGCCGAGCCTCTGGACGTCATGAGCACCATTCTTTCGAGTGGACGCACCAGCCGGCTCTACAAGCGGTTGGTGCATGAAGAGCCCGTCGCCCTGGGTGCCAGCGCCAGCTACTGGGAACTCGAGCGTGCCGGCCTCGTCTACGGATTCGTCAGCCTGCGTCCCGGTGTGGCTCTCGAACGCGCCGAAGAAGTCTTCTTCGAAGAAATCGAGGCGCTGCGCATGGCGCCGCCTTCGGCTGCAGAAGTCGAGAAGGCGCAGCGCGCACTCGAGGTCGCCTTGATCGGCGGCCTCGGCACCAGCCACGCCCTGGCTTCGCGCCTCGGCCGGGAGTGGCTGAGCTTCGGGCGCGTGCGCCCCTTGCAGGAACGGCTCGACGCGATCCAACGCGTCACGGCCGAGGATGTCCAGCGTGTCGCGGAGGCGTACCTCCGGCCAGAGAAGCGAACGGTGCTGCACCTCATGCCGCCCCCGGCGGAGGAGGGTTCGTGA
- a CDS encoding TetR/AcrR family transcriptional regulator, whose amino-acid sequence MTEAPGPSSRKKILEVAEARFAQRGYAGVGLREVAEAAGLSKSSLFHHFPSKAALYCSMLDGVLLRLEARLGAALGAQHAPPVRLEAGLDELISVLAEQPTTARLLLRALFEDNDLPEGGLPESDAVNATLARVIAAIQSVIEAGVADGSFRPVSVPHTVQTLVGTCVYPFASGEFGDELLGRPIFSAEAVRARREEVRAFVHFGLARQPDSAPKEKAS is encoded by the coding sequence ATGACCGAGGCCCCCGGCCCCAGTTCCAGGAAGAAGATTCTCGAGGTCGCCGAAGCCCGCTTTGCGCAGCGCGGGTATGCCGGTGTCGGCCTTCGCGAGGTCGCCGAGGCGGCCGGGCTCTCGAAGTCGTCGCTCTTTCACCATTTCCCGAGCAAGGCCGCTCTCTATTGCAGCATGCTCGACGGGGTTCTCCTGCGCCTCGAGGCCCGATTGGGGGCAGCGCTCGGTGCACAGCATGCGCCGCCAGTCCGCCTGGAAGCCGGGCTCGACGAGCTCATCTCGGTCCTCGCCGAGCAGCCGACGACGGCGCGTCTGCTTCTTCGCGCCCTCTTCGAGGACAACGATCTCCCGGAAGGAGGCCTGCCCGAGTCGGATGCCGTGAACGCCACCCTCGCCCGGGTCATCGCGGCCATCCAGTCGGTGATCGAGGCCGGAGTTGCCGATGGCAGCTTCCGCCCGGTCTCGGTTCCCCACACGGTCCAGACGCTGGTGGGAACCTGTGTGTATCCCTTCGCATCCGGCGAGTTCGGCGACGAACTGCTGGGGCGTCCGATCTTCTCGGCCGAGGCCGTCCGCGCCCGCCGTGAGGAAGTCAGAGCATTCGTTCACTTCGGTCTGGCCCGCCAGCCCGACTCCGCGCCCAAGGAGAAGGCATCGTGA